The stretch of DNA CGACCCGGTCATCGGTCGAGACGATGAAATTCGTCGGGTCATGCAGGTGCTGTCGCGGCGCACGAAAAACAACCCGGTTTTGGTCGGAGAGCCCGGTGTGGGTAAAACTGCGATTGCCGAAGGTCTGGCGCAGCGAATCACCAAAGGCGATGTGCCCGAGGGTCTGAAAGACAAGAAACTGATAGCGCTGGATATGGGCTCTTTGATTGCAGGGGCTAAATACCGGGGAGAATTCGAAGAAAGGCTGAAAGCCGTACTCAAAGAAGTAACCGAGGCACAGGGTCAAATCATTCTTTTCATCGACGAATTGCACACCGTAGTGGGAGCAGGTTCGAGCGGTGAAGGTTCGATGGATGCAGGCAACTTGCTCAAACCGCCACTGGCGCGCGGTGAGTTGCACTGTATTGGTGCCACCACCCTCGATGAGTATCGCAAGCACGTCGAAAAAGACCCGGCGCTGGAGCGGCGTTTCCAGACCGTGTTAGTCGATGAACCATCAGTCGAGGAATCAATCTCGATTCTGCGCGGCTTGAAAGAACGATACGAAGTTCATCACGGAGTTCGCATCAAAGACTCTGCACTGGTGGGCGCAGCCGTTCTGTCTGACCGCTACATCACCGACCGCTCTCTGCCCGATAAAGCAATCGACCTGGTCGACGAAGCAGCAGCCCGTATGCGAATCGAAATTGATTCGATGCCTACAGAGCTGGATGAACTGGAACGCAGACGCGTACAGCTCGAAATCGAACGCGAAGCGCTCAAGAAAGAATCTGATGTAGCTTCGAAAGATCGGCTGGAGCGCCTGGAAAAGGAGCTAGCCGACTTGAAAGAGCGAGCTGACATGCTGCGAGCTCAATGGCAGACTGAGAAAGAAGCCCTCAACCGGGTGCAAGCTCTGAAAGCTGACATCGAGCAGACCAACTTCGAAATCGAACGCGCCGAGCGTGAAACCGACCTGCAGAAAGCAGCCGAGCTCAAGTACGGCAAATTGATCGAACTCGATAAGCAGTTGAAAAAGGAAGAAGAAGTCTTCAACCACAAAAAGGGAAGCAGGCTTCTTAAGGAAGAAATCGACGAAGAAGACATTGCTGAAATCGTCTCAAAATGGACGGGTATCCCTGTAACCAAGCTGCTCGAAGGCGAAGTACAAAAATTGCTTCACCTGGAAGAGCACTTGCACCAGCGTGTTATCGGACAAAACGAAGCCATCGAAGTAGTGTCAAATGCGGTGCGCAGAGCGCGAGCCGGATTAAAAGACCCGAATCGCCCGATCGGCAGTTTCCTCTTCCTTGGACCAACCGGGGTAGGAAAAACGGAGCTTGCCAAAGCCCTGGCCGAATACCTCTTCGATGACGAAAATGCGATGGTTCGCATCGACATGTCTGAGTATCAAGAGCGCCATACAGTCGCCCGATTGATAGGTGCGCCTCCTGGATATATCGGATTCGATGAAGGCGGTCAGTTGACCGAAGCGGTGCGAAGACGGGCATACTCATGTGTGCTTTTTGATGAAATTGAAAAGGCTCACAGTGACGTATTCAACGTCTTGCTGCAAGTTTTGGATGAAGGTCATTTGACCGACTCGAAAGGTCGCCACGTCGACTTCAAGAATACGGTTCTGGTGATGACTTCGAACATAGGCAGCCAGCACATTCTCGACTATCAGTTGAAAGCGGCGGTGCAGGGCGATGAATGTTATCCTGAGATGAAAGATAAGGTTATGGGTGCTTTACGCGAGCACTTCAAGCCTGAGTTCTTGAATAGAATCGATGAGACAGTCGTTTTCCACGCTCTCACACCGGAAGAACTGAAGCAGATAGTCAACATCCAGTTGAAGATACTGAACAAGAGATTGGTCGACCGCAAGATCATATTGGAACCGACCGATGCCGCCTGCGATTGGCTGGCACGCACCGGCTACGATCCTATATATGGTGCGCGACCGTTGAAGCGATTGATTCAGAAAGACATCGAGAACCCGCTCGCGCTGCGTATGCTGCAAGGCGATTTCATGGATGGCGATCGCATTCAGATCGACTCGAACGGCGACGGGCTGACATTCAGCAAGCAACCATCTCTGGTGGCTGTTGGATGATCACCGAGGCTGACCGTAGCGCAAAAGGCTGACCGTAGCGCAAAAGGTTGACGTTGAACACGAGAAGGTGGTTGTTTCGCAAAGAAACAACCACCTTTTTAATCGCGATGGTCCGATTCAGGCATCTCTATATCGGGAATCTGAGCATCTCCCGTAACATCCCAGGTCATTTCAGTGACCTCCTCAAGCTCGGGATAGCGCTTGTTAGTGAGCTCGATTTTCTTGTGCCCGGGCGTGAGAATCATTGTAAAGGCGCCGTTTTTGCCGGTTATAGCCAGACCACCGTCATAGACTTTCTTACCTTCTGCATTGGTATCAACAGAGTAGGCGCGCATTCCAATTCCTTTTAGTCCACGCTTCCCGGAAGTCACCCTTCCCGTGATCGTAAAGCCACGCTGCAGGTTGAGAATAAAGTTGCGGTTGGAATCACCCGGAATATTCTCAATGACGGCACAAGCGTAGTGCGTGTCCAAATTAGGCAAAACCTGCAGAATACACTTTCGACACTGCGTATGTTTGAAACTGAATCCGCCGCGTTCGCCGGTCACGCCCTGCGCCAGCTGAACACCAGTCTGATTCAAAAGAATCACCTGAACACCAGGCATAGGCTTCTTACCGTTGGCGGTGCTGACCGTACCGGAAATAATCGGCGTCGGTTCGTCTTCCGAGAGAGCAGGCGCCGTTGTAAGCAGCCCTAAAAACAAGAGTGGTATCAATACGTTTTTCAAGTTGATCGTTCACCAATTGCTCGAAGAACATCCATTGTACTTAAATTTTGCAGCTGCTTCACGACATTGATGAAATGCTGCACAGTACGGTCCTCCACCCCTCTCTCGAGAAACCACGTCAGGCAGATTGCGGCAGCTACTTTCATATAAGGAATCAATAGGTCAGGTCGAAAAGGCAAAGCATCAAATCGCGGCAGGACATCCATCAGATATCCCTTCAAAAATGACTGCATTTTTGCCAGGTCGATCGCACCATCGGTATTAACGATTTGAGACTCAGCAGCGGGTTGGGTTTGCGGCCACTGCGTACAAAACATAATCAATGCATAGGCCAGATCGTACAACGGAGGCTCAACACTGAGATACTCAAAATCGATAACAGCCACTGCTTTTCCGGCAGAGAAAAGAATATTGCCTGGATGAAAATCACCATGTATCAATTGGTACTCTGCAAGGTAATCATTTGGTTTGCGCTCAGCAAGACGATCAGTTAGTTTGCCCTCAATTGAAAAATCAAGCGAGCCTCCGCCCCTGCAAATTTGCGCCACTGCATCTGATACCAGAGCAACGACATTATCTGCATCCCTGGCAACCCCCTGGTTGCCCGACAACGCCTGAGCGAAACGCTCTACGAGACCAGCACAAACAGAATTTTCAAAGGTTTTCGATGCGATTGACAATGAAATTGTCGAGCTTTGCCCTCCAAATTGCTTCAGCGCACAATGAAGTTGATAAAGAGCGACGCCTGCTTGCTCACACGCCTGCACTGACCAGGTCGGTTTCGTCCATTCAAATGCCGGCTCAGCCTCGATATAGGAAGAAAGCCACCATTTGCCCTCTTCAGTTTGATAAAAGCTTTCACCGTTCTTTGTTTTGATGATTCGCTGAGTGAAAGAAATATTGCGCTGTTCAGACCAGCTCAGGAACTGATTATGTAAATTGATCGCGGCACTTGCGTCCGTGCGAAAAGGTCTTAAAACGTAGGAGTCGTGTGCCGTAACGAGGCGGTAGACGCTATCGGAACCAGCAGCATGCGATCGCACCGACGGCATCAGGTAGACATTCAATATTTCCGGCAACTCATAATGCTGCTTGATTGTGTCAACTAGTGTGCCGAAGAGAGAGATTGTTGACATTCCTTGCCGCCGTTCTTGTAATATAAAATGAGCGCTTCCGGCGCTCGACTGACTCGCGCAAAACGCAACTGCTCGTCAATTGCGTCTCCAGGACCGGCCACATTATGACACTCAAAATCGGTTCCATGACTTTGAAGAGTCGTGTCTACGTGCCTCCAATGGCTGGAGTCACTGACATCGTCTTTCGCGACATCGTCAGGAGCGTTGACAGTGAGTGCATGTTATCGACCGAAATGGTCTCCAGCCGCGCTTTAATGAATCGCCCCGAGTGCAGAATAATGGATCTGTGCGACGACGAGCGACCGATCGGCATTCAAATTTTTGGACACGAACCAGACGTGATGGCGAGCGCAGCGCGTATGGCGGAGGCGAAAGGCGCAGATTTCGTCGACATCAACATGGGCTGCCCTGTGCCCAAAATCACAAAAGGTAAGGACGGCTGCGCCCTCATGCGCGAGCCCGATCTGGCCAGAGAAATCGTTCAAACTGTGCGATCAGCTATTTCGATTCCCGTATCAGTCAAATTCAGACTGGGATGGGATGATGATTCACGCAATGCGGTTGAATTTGGCGAGATGCTGGAAGGCGCTGGAGCCTGTGCTGTCACAGTACACGGCAGAACACGCCAACAGCTTTACTCCGGAAAGGCAGATTGGTCGTGGATAGGCAAAGTAAAACAAGCTCTGTCGATTCCGGTTTTCGGAAACGGCGATGTGTTCGAACCTGAAGATGCTGTCAGACTGCTGGAAATCACAGGTTGCGACGGTGTGGCTGTGGCGCGCGGCACACTTGGTAATCCATGGCTGATCGCACGAATCACCAAGTACCTGGAGACAGGCAAGCTTGATGAAGCCCCTGAAGAAGTCGATAAATTGATGGTCGCCTACAGCCATTGCCTGGGTCTGATCAACTATAAAGGTCCACGCATAGGCGCTAATGAATCACGCCGACACA from Candidatus Melainabacteria bacterium encodes:
- the clpB gene encoding ATP-dependent chaperone ClpB, with protein sequence MNLDKFTHKAQEAITNCRSILGRFGQSQVTPEIVLLAILEQEEGVASKILERLDIKPAVVIEEVSQYLQMQPKGSAVNMSKDEIHVSNKLMQVLEVATKEAERLKDDFISVEHLLLALSDETKNQSGTILKSHGATRDRILKVLTSIRGKQRVTSQDPEATYEALSRYGKDLTEMAMKGKLDPVIGRDDEIRRVMQVLSRRTKNNPVLVGEPGVGKTAIAEGLAQRITKGDVPEGLKDKKLIALDMGSLIAGAKYRGEFEERLKAVLKEVTEAQGQIILFIDELHTVVGAGSSGEGSMDAGNLLKPPLARGELHCIGATTLDEYRKHVEKDPALERRFQTVLVDEPSVEESISILRGLKERYEVHHGVRIKDSALVGAAVLSDRYITDRSLPDKAIDLVDEAAARMRIEIDSMPTELDELERRRVQLEIEREALKKESDVASKDRLERLEKELADLKERADMLRAQWQTEKEALNRVQALKADIEQTNFEIERAERETDLQKAAELKYGKLIELDKQLKKEEEVFNHKKGSRLLKEEIDEEDIAEIVSKWTGIPVTKLLEGEVQKLLHLEEHLHQRVIGQNEAIEVVSNAVRRARAGLKDPNRPIGSFLFLGPTGVGKTELAKALAEYLFDDENAMVRIDMSEYQERHTVARLIGAPPGYIGFDEGGQLTEAVRRRAYSCVLFDEIEKAHSDVFNVLLQVLDEGHLTDSKGRHVDFKNTVLVMTSNIGSQHILDYQLKAAVQGDECYPEMKDKVMGALREHFKPEFLNRIDETVVFHALTPEELKQIVNIQLKILNKRLVDRKIILEPTDAACDWLARTGYDPIYGARPLKRLIQKDIENPLALRMLQGDFMDGDRIQIDSNGDGLTFSKQPSLVAVG
- a CDS encoding carboxypeptidase regulatory-like domain-containing protein produces the protein MKNVLIPLLFLGLLTTAPALSEDEPTPIISGTVSTANGKKPMPGVQVILLNQTGVQLAQGVTGERGGFSFKHTQCRKCILQVLPNLDTHYACAVIENIPGDSNRNFILNLQRGFTITGRVTSGKRGLKGIGMRAYSVDTNAEGKKVYDGGLAITGKNGAFTMILTPGHKKIELTNKRYPELEEVTEMTWDVTGDAQIPDIEMPESDHRD
- the dusB gene encoding tRNA dihydrouridine synthase DusB; translated protein: MTLKIGSMTLKSRVYVPPMAGVTDIVFRDIVRSVDSECMLSTEMVSSRALMNRPECRIMDLCDDERPIGIQIFGHEPDVMASAARMAEAKGADFVDINMGCPVPKITKGKDGCALMREPDLAREIVQTVRSAISIPVSVKFRLGWDDDSRNAVEFGEMLEGAGACAVTVHGRTRQQLYSGKADWSWIGKVKQALSIPVFGNGDVFEPEDAVRLLEITGCDGVAVARGTLGNPWLIARITKYLETGKLDEAPEEVDKLMVAYSHCLGLINYKGPRIGANESRRHMTHYTKGIVGSAPFRARLTQIANAAEAAVILAELAEMVAGTDGKKRFLLHVEQANFQQREHPRKWNGDGESSVETPVDGRSLSPVAVP